A section of the Pimelobacter simplex genome encodes:
- a CDS encoding PucR family transcriptional regulator — protein sequence MGVRENESPAVRAWLQQFVEDALRPAEVDEFVRSVDEVIVAAIPEIAGDPTLVEELHASTRAHWRNFLVVGLSDEYRLALPPAAIALSLSIARRHLDISVLLKVYRVANKSTFRYLTEHTHADLLPTGLPRDEALLTLWQRAEQWIDESIESLILHFTQERAALTEGAQARRGEIIESLIAGAEPGTMTERVLGHKLGLWQTAFVLSAAPTALTDTPFYDVAVRVCHLLGLPAPLTLLAASRELWGWVATAEPPVLDTAEVGDLVDSLDLHLALGTPCSGPGAFRTSHLQAVAAQRVGVRAPASCHAYGDVELVSLVGDSDLARDLVRRELGPSLGGARGQDALRATALTYLRVGQNVDLAAQALFVHPNTVRYRVGRVEEQLGHRLADRAAVLETSLRWLEVYGPDALD from the coding sequence ATGGGGGTGCGCGAGAACGAGTCGCCCGCGGTGCGTGCGTGGCTCCAGCAGTTCGTCGAGGACGCGCTGCGCCCCGCCGAGGTCGACGAGTTCGTGCGCAGCGTCGACGAGGTGATCGTCGCCGCGATCCCCGAGATCGCGGGCGACCCCACCCTGGTCGAGGAGCTGCACGCCTCGACCCGCGCACACTGGCGCAACTTCCTCGTGGTCGGCCTCTCCGACGAGTACCGGCTCGCGCTGCCGCCCGCCGCGATCGCGCTCAGCCTCTCGATCGCGCGCCGGCACCTGGACATCAGCGTCCTGCTCAAGGTCTACCGGGTGGCCAACAAGAGCACCTTCCGCTACCTGACCGAGCACACCCACGCCGACCTGCTTCCGACCGGGCTCCCGCGGGACGAGGCGCTGCTGACGCTGTGGCAGCGCGCCGAGCAGTGGATCGACGAGTCGATCGAGTCGCTGATCCTGCACTTCACCCAGGAGCGCGCGGCGCTGACCGAGGGCGCGCAGGCCCGTCGTGGCGAGATCATCGAGTCGCTCATCGCCGGTGCCGAGCCGGGCACGATGACCGAGCGGGTCCTCGGGCACAAGCTGGGGCTGTGGCAGACCGCGTTCGTGCTGTCCGCGGCGCCGACCGCCCTCACCGACACGCCCTTCTACGACGTCGCCGTGCGCGTGTGCCACCTGCTCGGCCTGCCGGCGCCGCTGACGCTCCTCGCGGCCAGCCGCGAGCTGTGGGGCTGGGTGGCGACGGCGGAGCCGCCGGTGCTCGACACGGCCGAGGTCGGCGACCTGGTGGACTCCCTCGACCTCCACCTGGCCCTCGGTACGCCGTGCAGCGGGCCCGGAGCGTTCCGGACCAGCCACCTGCAGGCGGTCGCGGCGCAGCGGGTCGGCGTACGGGCGCCCGCGTCGTGCCACGCCTACGGCGACGTCGAGCTGGTCAGCCTGGTCGGCGACTCCGACCTCGCCCGCGACCTCGTGCGCCGCGAGCTCGGCCCGTCGCTGGGCGGCGCGCGCGGCCAGGACGCGCTGCGGGCCACGGCGCTGACCTACCTCCGGGTCGGGCAGAACGTCGACCTCGCCGCCCAGGCGCTCTTCGTCCACCCCAACACCGTGCGCTACCGGGTGGGCCGGGTCGAGGAGCAGCTCGGCCACCGCCTCGCCGACCGGGCGGCGGTGCTGGAGACGAGCCTGCGCTGGCTGGAGGTCTACGGCCCCGATGCGCTCGACTGA
- a CDS encoding phytoene desaturase family protein, whose protein sequence is MTDALVIGSGPNGLAAALTLARAGVAVTVLEAQDEIGGGTRTVQPFGEGILVDHCAAFHPMALQSPVLAGLDAHGLQWAWPEIDAAHPLDDGPAALLHRSVAETAAGLGADGRRWRMLFDGPSKRYPNYAGDILGPVVHVPRHPLLMGRFGAPTVLPAALLARFLRTERARALLLGTTAHAMRPLTEVVSSAIGMGILTAGHHDGWPVVVGGTQALTDAMAAALVELGGKIETGVPVTSVSQLPRADAVLLNLNPQAALGLYADRIPAATRRSYRRYRYGPGAYKVDLAVHGGVPWRDPDVGRAGTVHLGGGPAEIIANEKAVASGRMPERPFVLLGQQYLADPTRSRGDVHPVYTYAHVPAGYDGDATEAIIDQVERFAPGLRERIVGVHVTRPAQFTEANANYVGGDILTGAKSPGALLLGPRPGRNPYRTGAAGVYLCSAAAPPGPGAHGMAGYRAAQLALRDLGLR, encoded by the coding sequence ATGACCGACGCCCTCGTGATCGGCAGCGGGCCCAACGGCCTCGCCGCCGCCCTGACCCTGGCCCGGGCCGGCGTCGCCGTGACCGTGCTCGAGGCCCAGGACGAGATCGGCGGCGGCACCCGCACCGTCCAGCCCTTCGGCGAGGGGATCCTCGTCGACCACTGCGCCGCCTTCCACCCGATGGCCCTGCAGTCGCCCGTGCTGGCAGGCCTCGACGCCCACGGCCTGCAGTGGGCCTGGCCCGAGATCGACGCCGCGCACCCCCTCGACGACGGCCCGGCCGCGCTCCTGCACCGCTCCGTGGCCGAGACGGCCGCCGGCCTCGGCGCCGACGGGCGGCGCTGGAGGATGCTGTTCGACGGCCCCTCGAAGCGCTACCCGAACTATGCCGGCGACATCCTCGGCCCCGTCGTCCACGTGCCCCGCCATCCCCTGCTGATGGGCCGCTTCGGCGCCCCGACCGTGCTGCCGGCCGCGCTGCTGGCCCGGTTCCTGCGCACCGAGCGCGCCCGCGCGCTGCTGCTCGGCACCACCGCCCACGCCATGCGGCCGCTGACCGAGGTGGTCTCGTCCGCGATCGGCATGGGCATCCTGACCGCCGGCCACCACGACGGCTGGCCCGTCGTGGTGGGCGGCACCCAGGCGCTCACCGACGCGATGGCGGCGGCCCTCGTCGAGCTCGGCGGCAAGATCGAGACCGGTGTCCCGGTCACCTCGGTCTCCCAGCTGCCCCGCGCGGACGCCGTCCTGCTCAACCTCAACCCGCAGGCCGCGCTCGGTCTCTACGCCGACCGGATCCCCGCCGCCACCCGCCGCTCCTACCGCCGCTACCGCTACGGACCCGGCGCCTACAAGGTCGACCTCGCCGTCCACGGCGGCGTCCCCTGGCGCGACCCCGACGTCGGCCGGGCCGGCACCGTGCACCTCGGCGGCGGCCCCGCCGAGATCATCGCCAACGAGAAGGCGGTCGCCTCCGGGCGGATGCCCGAGCGCCCGTTCGTCCTCCTCGGCCAGCAGTACCTCGCCGACCCCACGCGCTCGCGCGGCGACGTCCACCCCGTCTACACCTACGCCCACGTCCCCGCCGGCTACGACGGCGACGCCACCGAGGCGATCATCGACCAGGTCGAGCGCTTCGCCCCCGGCCTGCGCGAGCGGATCGTCGGCGTCCACGTCACCCGGCCCGCGCAGTTCACCGAGGCCAACGCCAACTACGTCGGCGGCGACATCCTCACCGGCGCCAAGTCGCCCGGAGCGCTGCTGCTCGGCCCGCGCCCGGGCCGCAATCCCTACCGGACCGGCGCCGCCGGGGTCTACCTCTGCTCGGCGGCCGCACCGCCGGGACCGGGTGCGCACGGGATGGCCGGCTACCGCGCCGCCCAGCTCGCACTGCGCGACCTCGGGCTGCGCTGA
- a CDS encoding GMC family oxidoreductase: MSEYDYIVVGSGSGGAVLAGRLSADPSVSVLVIEAGGRSRPSMNVQIPAAFAKQFRTKLDWGYDSEPEPHLDGRRIYQPRGKMLGGTSGMNAMIYIRGHRTDYDGWAKAGATGWSYDEVLPLFRRMETNSRGASEFHGARGPQYVEDAPDPREGSRRLVDAMAEVGIGRTDDFNGAQQEGAGLYQRFTRRGQRWTVWDGYLAPHRKRPNLTITPHALVHRVVLENGRATGVVARVGGETRTFRARREVVLSAGAYNTPQLLMLSGIGPADHLAEHGITTVVDNPHVGAHLMDHPMYLVNWDSSHPDNLASAEKPAQLVSYLLRRKGMLTSNIGEAGAFFRTSVADDAPAMQMIGAPVYFWEHGAATYDGKAIAIGLSLVGAKSEGTVRLASADPERAPRIRNDYFSHPDDMTSMLDGIERAREVMNAQALRGFANHEIHPGPSYGSGRADLTAAVRRGVEHTYHPSCTARMGTETEGVLDAQLRVHGVAGLRVVDASAMPRVTHGNTHAPTMLIGEKAADLLRDGA, from the coding sequence ATGAGCGAGTACGACTACATCGTGGTGGGCAGCGGCTCCGGCGGCGCGGTCCTCGCCGGACGACTCAGCGCGGACCCGTCCGTCTCGGTCCTGGTGATCGAGGCCGGCGGCCGCAGCCGGCCGAGCATGAACGTGCAGATCCCGGCGGCGTTCGCGAAGCAGTTCCGGACCAAGCTCGACTGGGGCTACGACTCCGAGCCCGAGCCGCACCTCGACGGCCGCCGGATCTACCAGCCGCGCGGCAAGATGCTCGGCGGCACCAGCGGCATGAACGCGATGATCTACATCCGCGGCCACCGCACCGACTACGACGGCTGGGCCAAGGCCGGCGCCACCGGCTGGTCGTACGACGAGGTGCTCCCCCTGTTCCGCCGGATGGAGACCAACAGCCGGGGCGCGAGCGAGTTCCACGGCGCCCGCGGCCCCCAGTACGTCGAGGACGCCCCCGACCCGCGCGAGGGCTCGCGCCGCCTCGTCGACGCGATGGCGGAGGTCGGCATCGGCCGCACCGACGACTTCAACGGCGCGCAGCAGGAGGGCGCCGGCCTCTACCAGCGCTTCACCCGCCGCGGCCAGCGCTGGACGGTCTGGGACGGCTACCTCGCCCCGCACCGCAAGCGCCCGAACCTCACCATCACCCCCCACGCGCTGGTCCACCGGGTCGTCCTCGAGAACGGCCGCGCCACCGGCGTCGTCGCACGCGTCGGCGGCGAGACGCGCACCTTCCGCGCCCGGCGCGAGGTCGTGCTCAGCGCCGGCGCCTACAACACGCCGCAGCTGCTCATGCTGTCCGGCATCGGCCCGGCCGACCACCTCGCCGAGCACGGCATCACCACCGTGGTCGACAACCCGCACGTCGGCGCGCACCTGATGGACCACCCGATGTACCTGGTCAACTGGGACAGCAGCCACCCCGACAACCTCGCCTCCGCCGAGAAGCCCGCACAGCTCGTCAGCTACCTGCTGCGCCGCAAGGGGATGCTCACCTCCAACATCGGCGAGGCCGGCGCGTTCTTCCGCACCAGCGTCGCGGACGACGCCCCGGCGATGCAGATGATCGGCGCGCCGGTCTACTTCTGGGAGCACGGCGCCGCGACGTACGACGGCAAGGCGATCGCGATCGGGCTGTCCCTGGTGGGCGCGAAGTCCGAGGGCACGGTCCGGCTGGCGTCGGCCGACCCCGAGCGGGCACCGCGGATCCGCAACGACTACTTCTCCCACCCCGACGACATGACGTCGATGCTCGACGGCATCGAGCGGGCCCGCGAGGTGATGAACGCCCAAGCCCTGCGCGGGTTCGCGAACCACGAGATCCACCCGGGGCCGTCGTACGGCAGCGGCCGGGCGGACCTCACCGCGGCGGTACGCCGGGGCGTCGAGCACACCTACCACCCCAGCTGCACCGCACGGATGGGCACCGAGACCGAGGGCGTGCTCGACGCGCAGCTGCGGGTGCACGGCGTCGCCGGGCTCCGCGTGGTGGACGCGTCGGCGATGCCGCGGGTGACCCACGGCAACACCCACGCCCCCACCATGCTCATCGGCGAGAAGGCCGCGGACCTCCTCCGCGACGGGGCCTGA